In Rhizophagus irregularis chromosome 19, complete sequence, the following are encoded in one genomic region:
- a CDS encoding Phosphatidylinositol N-acetylglucosaminyltransferase gpi3 subunit — protein MRYNIAMVSDFFYPNMGGVESHLYQLSQRLIQRGHKIIIITHSYGNRTGIRYLTNGLKVYYVPHMVIYSEATLPTIYGFFPIFRNIVKREKIDIVHGHQAFSSLCHEAILHSRTMGMKACFTDHSLFGFADASSILTNKLLKFTLSDIDHVICVSHTSKENTVLRAALNPQMVSVIPNAVVASQFKPDPGAQDPNFITIVVASRLVYRKGMDLLVAAIPRICQMHSKVKFIIGGDGPKRIDLEQMREKYLLHDRVELVGTLMQHEVRNLLTKGHIFLNTSLTEAFCIGIVEAACCGLLVVSTKVGGVPEVLPKHMIIFAKPEEDDLVNAVGRAIEMIRLKEVIPIKFHDEIKEMYSWVNVAERTEKVYDAIWKMRIPPLMERLRRYYGCGLWAGKIFCILIAIDYLIWRFLEWLFPEEDIEIAPAFPYQKYNKMCQMADKDDDD, from the exons atgcgGTATAATATTGC gatGGTATCGGATTTCTTTTATCCGAACATGGGGGGAGTAGAGAGTCATTTATATCAATTATCACAAAGATTAATTCAACGCGGGCACAAa ataataataataactcaTTCATATGGGAATCGTACTGGAATTCGATATCTCACCAATGgtttaaaagtatattatgTGCCTCATATGGTTATATATTCAGAAGCAACATTACCAACAATTTATGgattttttccaatatttcgaaatattgtGAAGCGGGAGAAAATTGATATTGTACATGGACATCAAGCATTTTCCTCATTATGCCATGAAGCAATATTACATTCTCGCACAATGGGAATGAAAGCATGTTTTACTGATCATAGTCTATTTGGATTTGCTGATGCCAGTAGTATATTAACGAATAAATTACTGAAATTTACTCTAAGTGACATTGATCACGTTATCTGTGTTAGTCATACAAG taaagagAATACAGTGCTTAGAGCAGCATTGAATCCTCAAATGGTATCAGTTATTCCTAATGCTGTTGTTGCTTCACAATTTAAACCAGATCCGGGTGCACAAGATCCTAATTTTA TTACAATAGTAGTTGCAAGTAGATTGGTATATAGAAAGGGCATGGACTTATTGGTAGCTGCTATCCCGAGAATATGTCAGATGCATTCCAAAGTCAAATTCATTATTG GTGGGGATGGGCCAAAAAGAATAGATTTAGAGCAAATGagagaaaaatatttacttcatGATCGTGTTGAATTAGTTGGTACATTAATGCAACACGAAGTAAGAAAC cttTTAACAAAAGGACATATATTTCTAAACACAAGTTTAACAGAAGCATTTTGTATTGGAATTGTTGAAGCAGCTTGTTGTGGATTGCTTGTAGTAAGCACAAAAGTTGGAGGAGTACCAGAAGTTCTTCCAAAacatatgataatttttgcTAAACCTGAAGAAGATGATTTAGTAAATGCGGTAGGAAGAGCTATTGAAATGATTAGACTTAAAGAAGTTATACCAATTAAATTTCATGATGAGATTAAAGAAATGTATAGTTGGGTTAATGTTGCTGAAAGAACTGAAAag gtTTATGACGCAATTTGGAAAATGAGGATTCCCCCTTTAATGGAGAGACTCAGAAGATATTATGGATGTGGATTGTGGGCgggtaaaatattttgtatattaatagCGATAGATTATCTTATATGGAGATTTTTAGAATGGTTATTTCCTGAGGAAGATATAGAAATTGCTCCTGCATTTccttatcaaaaatataataaa ATGTGTCAAATGGCAgataaagatgatgatgattaa
- a CDS encoding Histone H3-like centromeric protein hH3v produces the protein MARQPRTTSTTSPGTRVAKRRLATVKKLPRPAASGSKTTPTGKSRPGDPIRPQKPRRYRPGTVALREIRQFQKTTNLLIRKLPFSRVVREIAIEVLGPHSNVGYRWQSVAILALQEATEAYLVHLFEDANLCAIHAKRVTIMQKDIQLARRIRGVWGGLG, from the exons ATGGCCAGACAACCACGAACCACCTCTACAACCTCTCCTGGAACTAGGGTAGCCAAACGTCGATTGGCAACAGTAAAAAAGTTGCCCAGACCCGCGGCTTCAGGCAGTAAAACCACGCCTACGGGGAAATCTAGAC CTGGAGATCCAATCAGACCACAAAAACCGAGAAGATATAGGCCTGGTACTGTTGCTTTACGTGAAATTAGACAATTTCAAAAGACtactaatcttttaattaGGAAGTTGCCTTTTTCACGGGTT GTTCGAGAGATAGCCATCGAGGTCCTAGGACCTCATTCAAACGTAGGATACCGATGGCAGTCAGTTGCCATTTTAGCACTTCAAGAAG cTACTGAAGCTTATCTGGTTCATTTATTCGAGGACGC CAACTTATGCGCAATTCATGCAAAAAGAGTTACAATAATGCAAAAAGACATTCAACTGGCGCGAAGAATTCGTGGTGTTTGGGGAGGTCTCggctaa